In the Bdellovibrionales bacterium genome, CTTGGTGATCCTCGGTGGTAACAACGTGGGCGCCAAAGTCGGTGATCAGTTCAATATCTACAACGAGATCTACTACTGGGAAGGCGATCCATGTAATTCAAAATATTACGGTGGCGCTGGCTCAAACCCAGTGGCGACCATCGAACTCGATTCAGTTGGAGATGAGATTTCTTTCGGTAAAGTGATCAGCCAAACAGATGAAAATCCTGTCCTTGGCGCGAAGGTGAAAATTCTCAAATTGGCTCCAGACGCGACGGCAAAAACGGCGGCTAAAAGCTCAAAGTAGTGCTGAATCGCTCTGAGAGTGAAAAAACCACAAAAAAGGGGGCTTAAAAGGCCCCCGTTTTCTTGCCAAGTCCCTGTAAAGAGTGTAGTTTCCGGCCCATCAAAAGGGGCCTTTTTATGTTTTCAGGGATTGTCGAGGCTGTCAGCGAAATTCAAAGCTCGCAAGAGCTCGTAAATGCTTACCGCATTCAGATCAATAAACCCACGCACTTCAATGATCTTCATTTAGGCGATAGCATCGCTGTTGATGGCGTTTGTTTAACTGTTGAGGCCTTTGATGAAAAGCAAATGACCTTTGCGTTGGCGGCTGAAACCATCCGCGTTCTGAACTGGAATCCAACTAGCTGGATCGGCAAACAAGTAAATCTTGAAAGATCCTTGCGTTTCGGAGACCGCATTCATGGTCATCTCGTTACCGGTCATGTCGATAGTCTCGCGGAAGTCACTCGTGCAGAATTGCAAGGCGAGTCCTTTTTCCTTGATGTGAAAGTGGCGTCGTCAGTTCTGCCGTATGTTTGGAAAAAGGGCAGCATTACAATCAACGGCGTGAGCCTCACGGTGAATGAGCTCAAAGGCTCCGTGGTCGAAGTTTGTCTCATCCCTGAAACTTTAAAACGTACAAACTTGGGCGCACTCAAAGTGGGTCAGGTCGCAAACATCGAGCCAGACTACATGGCTCGTGCTGTCGTCGCCGCGACCAGAAATGTGGAGGCTCCATGAGTTTAAGTGTGAGTTTCAATTCTATCACGGAGCTGATCGAAGATATCCGCGCCGGCAAGATGGTGATCTTGGTTGATGACGAAGATCGTGAAAATGAAGGTGATCTTGTTTTGGCTGCGGATCACGTCACTCCTGAAGC is a window encoding:
- a CDS encoding riboflavin synthase gives rise to the protein MFSGIVEAVSEIQSSQELVNAYRIQINKPTHFNDLHLGDSIAVDGVCLTVEAFDEKQMTFALAAETIRVLNWNPTSWIGKQVNLERSLRFGDRIHGHLVTGHVDSLAEVTRAELQGESFFLDVKVASSVLPYVWKKGSITINGVSLTVNELKGSVVEVCLIPETLKRTNLGALKVGQVANIEPDYMARAVVAATRNVEAP